The following proteins are encoded in a genomic region of Chryseobacterium cucumeris:
- a CDS encoding GumC family protein: MQQIEFQESEESLNLRKIIGKYLVKWPWFIASVLLFVTVAFIYLRYAVPQYQSTTTLKFDKKQSDLTGALIDLDNLGLGIGNADELKSEVAVVNSRPILMKVVENLNLNIQYYNSGEIRDSELFTRVPIVAEIISYKNVKKFVSSEYEVKEVNGNEFVLEDKENKKVKGTFGKNLTLDFGTVVLQKVPGLTFKDKYKIVFWNPIEKVKSLEKKIQVDLPDQKAMLMDISIVGTVPEKSEAILNEVTKQYNLDGLRDKNLQAQNTQEFIDKRLEVISRDLSGVENQKEDFQNRNKIVDLEAQAQLALQNTNENTKQLLQQQTQLDLLNSLQNEASKGDNQLMPSNLGLNPSLEQAISQYNTLVITRNKTLKQATNENPAVIEMNKEISSLKEIVRDNIRQQKATIQASIAQVNSQISASTGMIEKVPGQSKIYRGIERQQNLKEQLFLFLLQKREENAINLSVNVPKAKIVNPAYTDDVPVSPKKNIILLAAVLLGLMLPLGVFYLFFMWDDKIYNRTDISENSSLGVLADIPSLKDNQNHLVQKNDFSELAEAFRILVSNLKFLLPKKDSAKVILVTSSVKGEGKTLVSVNLALTLGSKNGRSLLIGSDVRNPQIQRYDDERIKNAGLTEYLYDETTDVEDLIHTSDTNPECDVIYAGSIPPNPQELLSNGRYQKLISEMSSRYEYIVIDSAPLMLVSDTLSISDTADASLYVVRSGVSRKILIDFANKLVKESKISNVSFVINDVSKNVGGYGYGYNYGYGYGYTADKKKNWWQKLFNK; the protein is encoded by the coding sequence TATATATCTAAGATACGCTGTACCTCAGTATCAATCAACTACTACATTAAAATTTGATAAAAAACAGTCTGATTTAACAGGTGCATTAATTGATCTTGATAACTTGGGGCTTGGTATAGGAAATGCAGATGAGCTAAAGAGTGAAGTGGCTGTAGTAAACTCAAGACCCATCTTGATGAAGGTTGTTGAAAATCTAAATCTTAATATACAATATTATAATTCGGGTGAGATAAGGGATTCTGAATTATTTACCCGGGTACCCATTGTTGCAGAAATTATTTCTTATAAAAATGTCAAGAAATTTGTTTCTTCCGAATATGAAGTAAAAGAAGTAAATGGAAATGAATTTGTTCTGGAGGATAAGGAAAACAAAAAAGTAAAGGGAACTTTTGGTAAAAACCTGACACTTGATTTTGGAACTGTAGTTCTTCAAAAAGTTCCGGGCCTTACCTTTAAAGATAAGTATAAAATTGTTTTCTGGAATCCAATAGAGAAGGTAAAATCTTTAGAAAAGAAAATCCAGGTGGATCTTCCGGATCAGAAAGCGATGCTTATGGACATCAGCATCGTGGGAACTGTTCCCGAAAAATCAGAAGCCATCCTTAATGAAGTAACCAAACAATATAATCTGGATGGGCTAAGAGATAAAAACTTACAGGCTCAAAATACACAGGAGTTTATCGATAAACGATTAGAAGTTATTTCACGGGATCTTTCCGGAGTTGAGAATCAGAAAGAAGACTTCCAGAACCGTAACAAAATCGTAGACTTAGAGGCTCAGGCTCAATTGGCGCTTCAAAATACAAACGAGAACACAAAGCAGCTTCTTCAGCAGCAAACACAGCTGGATCTTCTTAATTCCCTTCAAAATGAAGCTTCAAAAGGAGATAATCAGCTTATGCCTTCAAATTTAGGACTTAATCCTTCTTTGGAACAGGCAATTTCACAATATAATACGCTGGTTATCACCAGAAATAAAACTTTGAAGCAGGCTACCAATGAAAACCCTGCAGTGATAGAAATGAATAAAGAAATTTCTTCACTAAAAGAAATCGTAAGAGATAACATCCGTCAGCAGAAAGCAACAATCCAGGCATCTATTGCGCAGGTAAACAGCCAGATTTCTGCCAGCACAGGAATGATTGAAAAAGTTCCGGGACAGTCGAAAATCTACAGAGGTATCGAGCGTCAACAGAACCTTAAAGAGCAGCTTTTCCTTTTCCTTTTACAAAAAAGGGAAGAAAATGCGATCAATCTATCTGTTAATGTTCCGAAAGCTAAAATTGTAAATCCTGCTTATACTGATGATGTTCCTGTTTCACCTAAGAAAAATATCATTCTTCTGGCTGCAGTTCTATTAGGATTGATGCTGCCGTTGGGAGTGTTCTATCTTTTCTTCATGTGGGATGATAAAATCTACAACCGTACAGATATTTCAGAAAATTCGTCACTTGGAGTGCTTGCAGATATTCCTTCTCTTAAAGATAATCAGAATCACCTTGTACAGAAAAACGATTTCTCAGAGCTGGCTGAAGCATTCAGAATATTGGTTTCCAATCTTAAATTTCTACTTCCTAAGAAAGATTCCGCGAAAGTCATACTGGTAACTTCTTCTGTGAAAGGAGAAGGAAAAACTCTGGTTTCTGTAAATCTTGCTCTGACATTGGGAAGCAAAAACGGAAGATCATTACTCATTGGTTCGGACGTCAGAAATCCGCAGATCCAAAGATATGATGATGAACGTATTAAGAATGCCGGTCTTACGGAATATTTATATGATGAAACTACAGATGTAGAAGACCTTATACATACTTCCGATACCAATCCTGAATGTGATGTAATCTATGCGGGATCTATTCCTCCAAATCCTCAGGAGCTTCTTTCCAACGGCCGTTATCAGAAGCTTATCAGTGAGATGTCGTCCCGTTACGAATATATTGTGATTGATTCTGCTCCGCTGATGCTTGTTTCAGATACATTGAGTATTTCTGATACAGCCGACGCTTCATTATACGTGGTAAGATCGGGAGTGTCAAGAAAAATATTAATTGATTTTGCCAATAAACTGGTTAAAGAATCAAAAATATCAAACGTTTCTTTCGTGATCAATGATGTTTCTAAAAATGTTGGTGGTTACGGCTACGGCTACAACTATGGCTATGGTTATGGATATACAGCTGATAAGAAGAAAAACTGGTGGCAAAAGCTTTTTAATAAATAA